Proteins encoded together in one Vigna angularis cultivar LongXiaoDou No.4 chromosome 5, ASM1680809v1, whole genome shotgun sequence window:
- the LOC108339710 gene encoding uncharacterized protein LOC108339710: MENQSSEMHFLLLEEVQFLKVNDDSLLQWELVDVVDAEEEFDEFDSSDSCPNRAPIEEIRLLLRESLHDHDVDGESQVEESGLDVRHYDHHQRYFPHRDVDDEEDEDDDDDDGYGLDDELVPWTVSNKFGRQRMRKLGKRAFSKMHSSKKSPYLFVRPGCVRGKHGLGLKHVTDS, translated from the coding sequence ATGGAAAACCAATCCTCAGAGATGCACTTTCTTCTCCTCGAAGAGGTTCAGTTTTTGAAGGTCAACGACGATTCTCTCTTGCAGTGGGAGCTCGTCGATGTCGTCGACGCAGAAGAGGAATTCGACGAGTTCGATTCTTCCGATTCCTGTCCCAACCGTGCTCCAATTGAAGAAATTCGCCTTCTTCTTCGTGAGAGTTTACACGATCACGATGTTGATGGCGAGTCGCAAGTAGAAGAATCGGGTTTAGATGTTCGGCACTACGATCATCACCAACGTTATTTTCCCCATCGTGATGTTGATGATGAGGAGGATGAGGATGACGACGACGATGATGGCTATGGTTTGGATGATGAGCTTGTTCCGTGGACGGTGAGCAACAAGTTCGGGAGACAGAGGATGAGGAAATTGGGGAAAAGGGCATTTTCGAAAATGCACAGCTCCAAAAAATCTCCTTATCTGTTTGTGAGGCCTGGGTGTGTCCGTGGCAAGCACGGTTTGGGCCTTAAGCACGTTACTGACTCCTAA
- the LOC108340298 gene encoding coatomer subunit alpha-2 — translation MLTKFETKSNRVKGLSFHSKRPWILASLHSGVIQLWDYRMGTLIDRFDEHDGPVRGVHFHNSQPLFVSGGDDYKIKVWNYKMHRCLFTLLGHLDYIRTVQFHHENPWIVSASDDQTIRIWNWQSRTCISVLTGHNHYVMCATFHPKEDIVVSASLDQTVRVWDIGSLKRKAGPPADDILRLSQMNTDLFGGVDAVVKYVLEGHDRGVNWAAFHPTLPLIVSGADDRQVKLWRMNDTKAWEVDTLRGHMNNVSCVMFHAKQDIIVSNSEDKSIRVWDATKRTGIQTFRREHDRFWILATHPEMNLLAAGHDSGMIVFKLERERPAFAVSGDSLFYTKDRFLRFYEFSTQRETQVLTIRRPGSSTLNQCPKTLSYSPSENAILLCSDVDGGSYELYCISKDSTKDSFGRGDMQDPKKGVGGSAVFVARNRFAVLDKGSNQVSVKNLKNELVKKSALPTAADAIFYAGTGNLLCRSEDRVFIFDLQQRIVLGDLQTPFIKYVVWSNDMENVALLSKHAIVIASKKLVHQCTLHETIRVKSGAWDDNGIFIYTTLNHIKYCLPNGDSGIIKTLDVPIYITKVMGNTIFCLGRDGKNKAITVDATEYIFKLSLLKKKYDQVMNMIRNSQLCGQAVIAYLQQKGFPEVALHFVKDERIRFNLALESGNIQIAVASATAIDEKDHWYRLGVEALRQGNSGIVEYAYQRTKNFERLSFLYLITGNVDKLSKMLKIAEVKNDVMGQFHNALYMGDIRERVKILENVGHLPLAYVTASVHGLHDVAERLAAELGDNVPSVPKGKVQSLLIPPSPVSCGGDWPLLRVMRGIFDGGFNNTDRDADDEEYEAADGDWGEELDMVDVDALQNGDVSAILDEVEMAEEDDEEGGWDLEDLELPPEAETPKVSVSSRSSVFVAPTAGMAVSQIWIQRSSLAADHVAAGNFDTAMRLLNRQLGIRNFVPLKSMFLDLHTGSHSYLRAFSSAPVVAIAVERGWTESSSPNVRGPPALPFKLSQLDEKLKAGYKSTTAGKFSDALRTFINILHTIPLIVVESRREVDDVKELIVIVKEYVLGLRMELKRREIKDSPARQQELAAYFTHCNLQVPHLRLALLNAMTVCYKAKNLSTAANFARRLLETNPTVENQAKTARQVLAAAERNMTDALQLNYDFRNPFVICGATYVPIYRGQKDVSCPYCTSRFVPTQEGQLCAVCELSVVGADASGLLCSPSQIR, via the exons ATGCTTACCAAGTTCGAGACCAAAAGTAATAGAGTGAAGGGACTCAGTTTCCACAGCAAGAGACCCTGGATCCTCGCGAGTCTTCACAGTGGCGTGATCCAGCTATGGGATTACCGAATGGGCACCCTTATTGATAGATTCGACGAGCATGATGGTCCGGTCAGAGGTGTTCATTTCCATAATTCTCAGCCCCTATTTGTCTCTGGAG GGGATGATTACAAGATTAAGGTTTGGAACTATAAGATGCATAGGTGTTTGTTCACTCTTTTGGGACACCTTGATTATATCCGCACTGTGCAATTTCATCATGAAAACCCATGGATTGTGAGTGCCAGTGATGATCAAACAATTCGCATTTGGAACTGGCAGTCACGGACCTGTATATCTGTTTTAACCGGGCACAATCATTATGTTATGTGTGCTACATTCCATCCAAAAGAGGATATTGTTGTGTCGGCCTCCCTTGATCAGACTGTTCGTGTTTGGGATATTGGTTCTCTCAAAAGGAAGGCTGGGCCTCCTGCAGATGACATTCTACGATTGAGTCAGATGAACACAGATCTTTTTGGAGGTGTTGATGCAGTTGTTAAGTATGTATTGGAAGGTCATGATCGGGGTGTCAACTGGGCTGCTTTTCATCCTACACTGCCTCTCATTGTCTCCGGAGCTGATGACCGACAAGTGAAACTTTGGAGGATGAATG ACACTAAGGCATGGGAAGTGGATACTTTGAGAGGGCACATGAATAATGTTTCATGTGTTATGTTCCATGCCAAACAGGACATCATTGTGTCAAATTCCGAGGATAAGAGTATTCGAGTATGGGATGCCACAAAGCGGACTGGAATACAAACTTTCCGCAGAGAGCATGATCGGTTTTGGATTCTTGCAACACATCCTGAAATGAATTTGTTGGCAGCTGGTCATGACAGCGGAATGATAGTCTTTAAGCTGGAGAGAGAAAGACCTGCTTTTGCAGTCAGCGGCGATTCACTATTCTATACGAAAGACAGATTCTTGCGTTTCTATGAATTTTCTACACAGAGAGAGACACAAGTACTTACAATCAGACGACCTGGCTCCTCAACTCTTAATCAATGTCCAAAGACTCTTTCCTATAGTCCTTCTGAAAATGCAATTCTTCTCTGTTCAGACGTGGATGGAGGATCTTATGAGTTATATTGCATATCCAAAGATAGCACAAAGGACAGTTTTGGTAGGGGGGATATGCAAGATCCAAAGAAAGGTGTTGGAGGATCTGCAGTCTTTGTGGCTAGGAATAGATTTGCCGTCCTTGACAAAGGAAGCAACCAAGTCTCTgtaaaaaatctgaaaaatgAGCTTGTGAAAAAGAGCGCCCTTCCAACTGCTGCAGATGCTATATTCTATGCTGGAACAGGCAACTTGCTATGTAGGTCAGAGGATAGGGTTTTTATATTTGATCTACAGCAGAGGATTGTTCTGGGTGATCTGCAGACCCCTTTTATAAAGTATGTAGTCTGGTCTAATGACATGGAAAATGTTGCTCTGCTCAGTAAACATGCAATTGTCATTGCTAGCAAGAAGCTTGTGCATCAATGCACCCTTCATGAGACAATCCGAGTAAAAAGTGGAGCCTGGGATGACAACggcatttttatttatactacaTTAAATCATATCAAATATTGCCTCCCCAATGGAGATAGTGGGATAATAAAGACACTGGATGTCCCCATCTATATCACAAAGGTTATGGGAAACACCATCTTTTGCTTGGGTCGGGATGGGAAAAACAAGGCTATAACTGTTGATGCAACAGAATACATCTTTAAGCTTTccttgttgaagaaaaaatatgacCAGGTAATGAACATGATAAGGAATTCACAGCTTTGTGGGCAGGCTGTGATTGCTTATCTACAACAGAAAGGGTTTCCTGAAGTTGCCCTCCATTTTGTTAAAGATGAGAGAATCAGATTCAATTTGGCTTTGGAGAGTGGCAACATTCAAATTGCTGTTGCATCAGCAACTGCAATTGATGAAAAAGATCACTGGTATCGATTAGGGGTAGAAGCTCTTCGACAAGGTAACTCTGGTATAGTAGAGTATGCATACCAGAGGACCAAAAATTTTGAGAGACTATCATTCCTTTATCTCATTACTGGTAACGTGGACAAACTTTCAAAAATGTTGAAAATTGctgaagtgaagaatgatgtcATGGGCCAGTTTCACAATGCCCTATATATGGGTGACATAAGAGAGCGTGTCAAGATCTTGGAGAATGTTGGACATTTGCCTCTTGCTTACGTCACTGCATCAGTGCATGGACTACATGATGTTGCTGAAAGGCTTGCAGCTGAACTTGGCGATAATGTTCCATCTGTTCCCAAGGGAAAAGTACAATCTCTCTTGATACCACCGTCACCTGTGTCGTGTGGTGGTGATTGGCCTCTTCTCAGGGTCATGCGAGGAATATTTGATGGTGGGTTTAACAATACAGATCGAGATGCAGACGATGAAGAGTACGAGGCTGCTGATGGCGATTGGGGCGAGGAACTTGACATGGTTGATGTTGATGCATTACAAAATGGAGATGTTTCTGCAATTTTGGATGAAGTAGAAATGGCTGAAGAGGATGACGAAGAAGGGGGATGGGACCTGGAAGATTTAGAGCTCCCACCTGAAGCTGAAACACCAAAAGTTTCTGTCAGTTCACGATCTTCAGTGTTTGTGGCCCCAACAGCTGGGATGGCCGTTAGTCAGATATGGATTCAGAGATCTTCTCTTGCAGCTGATCATGTAGCTGCTGGCAATTTTGATACTGCGATGAGGTTACTGAACAGGCAACTCGGGATAAGGAACTTTGTCCCCTTGAAATCTATGTTCCTAGATCTGCATACAGGCAGTCATTCCTATCTGCGTGCCTTTTCATCCGCACCGGTTGTAGCAATTGCTGTTGAAAGAGGTTGGACTGAGTCATCTAGTCCAAATGTGAGAGGCCCACCGGCACTTCCTTTCAAATTGTCTCAATTAGATGAAAAACTCAAAGCTGGTTACAAGTCAACAACTGCTGGAAAATTTTCTGATGCTCTTCGCACCTTTATCAATATTCTTCATACCATTCCTTTAATTGTTGTTGAGTCAAGGAGGGAGGTTGATGATGTGAAAGAATTGATTGTCATAGTGAAAGAGTATGTTTTGGGGTTGCGGATGGAACTAAAAAGAAGGGAAATTAAGGACAGTCCAGCACGCCAGCAAGAGCTTGCCGCTTATTTCACCCACTGCAATCTTCAAGTGCCTCACTTGAGGCTAGCTTTGCTGAATGCCATGACTGTCTGCTACAAGGCAAAGAACCTTTCCACGGCAGCTAACTTTGCCAGGAGATTACTTGAGACCAATCCTACTGTTGAAAACCAAGCTAAGACAGCAAGGCAAGTGCTGGCAGCTGCAGAAAGAAATATGACTGATGCCTTACAATTGAACTATGATTTTCGGAACCCATTTGTAATTTGTGGGGCAACCTATGTGCCCATTTATCGTGGACAAAAGGATGTCTCTTGCCCCTATTGTACTTCCCGTTTTGTGCCAACCCAAGAGGGACAGCTATGTGCTGTTTGTGAGCTTTCGGTGGTTGGGGCGGATGCTTCTGGATTGCTCTGCTCTCCTTCCCAGATTCGTTGA
- the LOC108339816 gene encoding uncharacterized protein LOC108339816 isoform X2: MRIHAFCVSAFAFTISPFPNPKGALLQDWKLRKHALSLRLTPFPWNSSCRKRRRTFICAANQEAEDAFKKTVEIDRLIDTLREANPRELQQLVVENILAFNPSFWVRLAARTDTCKSEDDKKDYEELAASVMSVVDCVVHKTKEKIESSTDVLKGVLKPVIDEEGEIPWPPRDPHAVTLMEKREQEGQLDEGFLAEVNAQLRQAKEDGDKPGLEAMLQKVLQLYASKVLSKRSYAIKGKEVLKDEQFLETIIQAPEQEWNNILINGLTIGAGNISAEELFAVLKKRIERVLIRTEGGSYRQRILTEYLRGIEKRTEEIVQALQGKPQ; the protein is encoded by the exons ATGAGAATACACGCATTTTGTGTCTCCGCTTTTGCTTTTACGATTTCTCCTTTTCCTAACCCTAAG GGTGCACTTTTGCAAGATTGGAAACTTCGAAAGCATGCGTTGAGCTTGAGGCTCACGCCATTTCCTTGGAATTCAAGTTGCAGAAAGAGGAG GAGAACTTTCATCTGTGCAGCCAATCAAGAAGCTGAGGATGCTTTTAAGAAGACTGTTGAAATTGATAGGCTCATAGATACACTCAGAGAAGCTAATCCTCGCGAA CTTCAGCAACTTGTTGTTGAAAACATTCTTGCTTTCAATCCTAGCTTTTGGGTTCGACTTGCGGCAAGGACTGATACTTGCAAGTCTGAGGATGATAAA AAAGATTATGAAGAATTGGCTGCATCGGTCATGAGTGTGGTGGATTGTGTGGTGCATAAGACTAAG GAGAAGATAGAGTCTTCCACCGATGTATTGAAGGGAGTACTAAAACCTGTGATTGATGAGGAAGGAGAGATTCCATGGCCTCCTAGAGATCCCCATGCCGTAACATTGATGGAAAAG AGGGAACAAGAAGGACAACTAGATGAAGGCTTCCTCGCTGAAGTTAATGCACAGCTTCGACAA GCAAAGGAAGACGGTGATAAGCCTGGGCTCGAGGCTATGTTGCAAAAGGTGTTGCAGCTCTATGCTTCCAAAGTTCTCTCAAAACGTAGTTATGCCATTAAAG GGAAGGAAGTGTTAAAGGACGAGCAGTTCCTTGAAACCATAATCCAAG CTCCTGAACAAGAGTGGAACAATATTTTGATCAATGGATTGACAATTGGTGCGGGGAATATTTCAGCAGAGGAGCTCTTCGCTGTCTTAAAGAAACGAATTGAACGCGTTTTGATTCGAACG GAGGGAGGCTCTTACCGACAGCGCATTCTGACAGAGTACCTGAGAGGCATTGAAAAAAGAACAGAAGAGATTGTTCAAGCGCTTCAGGGGAAACCACAATAG
- the LOC108339816 gene encoding uncharacterized protein LOC108339816 isoform X1, whose product MRIHAFCVSAFAFTISPFPNPKGALLQDWKLRKHALSLRLTPFPWNSSCRKRRRTFICAANQEAEDAFKKTVEIDRLIDTLREANPRELQQLVVENILAFNPSFWVRLAARTDTCKSEDDKKDYEELAASVMSVVDCVVHKTKEKIESSTDVLKGVLKPVIDEEGEIPWPPRDPHAVTLMEKEISQREQEGQLDEGFLAEVNAQLRQAKEDGDKPGLEAMLQKVLQLYASKVLSKRSYAIKGKEVLKDEQFLETIIQAPEQEWNNILINGLTIGAGNISAEELFAVLKKRIERVLIRTEGGSYRQRILTEYLRGIEKRTEEIVQALQGKPQ is encoded by the exons ATGAGAATACACGCATTTTGTGTCTCCGCTTTTGCTTTTACGATTTCTCCTTTTCCTAACCCTAAG GGTGCACTTTTGCAAGATTGGAAACTTCGAAAGCATGCGTTGAGCTTGAGGCTCACGCCATTTCCTTGGAATTCAAGTTGCAGAAAGAGGAG GAGAACTTTCATCTGTGCAGCCAATCAAGAAGCTGAGGATGCTTTTAAGAAGACTGTTGAAATTGATAGGCTCATAGATACACTCAGAGAAGCTAATCCTCGCGAA CTTCAGCAACTTGTTGTTGAAAACATTCTTGCTTTCAATCCTAGCTTTTGGGTTCGACTTGCGGCAAGGACTGATACTTGCAAGTCTGAGGATGATAAA AAAGATTATGAAGAATTGGCTGCATCGGTCATGAGTGTGGTGGATTGTGTGGTGCATAAGACTAAG GAGAAGATAGAGTCTTCCACCGATGTATTGAAGGGAGTACTAAAACCTGTGATTGATGAGGAAGGAGAGATTCCATGGCCTCCTAGAGATCCCCATGCCGTAACATTGATGGAAAAG GAAATAAGTCAGAGGGAACAAGAAGGACAACTAGATGAAGGCTTCCTCGCTGAAGTTAATGCACAGCTTCGACAA GCAAAGGAAGACGGTGATAAGCCTGGGCTCGAGGCTATGTTGCAAAAGGTGTTGCAGCTCTATGCTTCCAAAGTTCTCTCAAAACGTAGTTATGCCATTAAAG GGAAGGAAGTGTTAAAGGACGAGCAGTTCCTTGAAACCATAATCCAAG CTCCTGAACAAGAGTGGAACAATATTTTGATCAATGGATTGACAATTGGTGCGGGGAATATTTCAGCAGAGGAGCTCTTCGCTGTCTTAAAGAAACGAATTGAACGCGTTTTGATTCGAACG GAGGGAGGCTCTTACCGACAGCGCATTCTGACAGAGTACCTGAGAGGCATTGAAAAAAGAACAGAAGAGATTGTTCAAGCGCTTCAGGGGAAACCACAATAG
- the LOC108339816 gene encoding uncharacterized protein LOC108339816 isoform X3: protein MSLITNQEAEDAFKKTVEIDRLIDTLREANPRELQQLVVENILAFNPSFWVRLAARTDTCKSEDDKKDYEELAASVMSVVDCVVHKTKEKIESSTDVLKGVLKPVIDEEGEIPWPPRDPHAVTLMEKEISQREQEGQLDEGFLAEVNAQLRQAKEDGDKPGLEAMLQKVLQLYASKVLSKRSYAIKGKEVLKDEQFLETIIQAPEQEWNNILINGLTIGAGNISAEELFAVLKKRIERVLIRTEGGSYRQRILTEYLRGIEKRTEEIVQALQGKPQ from the exons ATGTCACTGATAA CCAATCAAGAAGCTGAGGATGCTTTTAAGAAGACTGTTGAAATTGATAGGCTCATAGATACACTCAGAGAAGCTAATCCTCGCGAA CTTCAGCAACTTGTTGTTGAAAACATTCTTGCTTTCAATCCTAGCTTTTGGGTTCGACTTGCGGCAAGGACTGATACTTGCAAGTCTGAGGATGATAAA AAAGATTATGAAGAATTGGCTGCATCGGTCATGAGTGTGGTGGATTGTGTGGTGCATAAGACTAAG GAGAAGATAGAGTCTTCCACCGATGTATTGAAGGGAGTACTAAAACCTGTGATTGATGAGGAAGGAGAGATTCCATGGCCTCCTAGAGATCCCCATGCCGTAACATTGATGGAAAAG GAAATAAGTCAGAGGGAACAAGAAGGACAACTAGATGAAGGCTTCCTCGCTGAAGTTAATGCACAGCTTCGACAA GCAAAGGAAGACGGTGATAAGCCTGGGCTCGAGGCTATGTTGCAAAAGGTGTTGCAGCTCTATGCTTCCAAAGTTCTCTCAAAACGTAGTTATGCCATTAAAG GGAAGGAAGTGTTAAAGGACGAGCAGTTCCTTGAAACCATAATCCAAG CTCCTGAACAAGAGTGGAACAATATTTTGATCAATGGATTGACAATTGGTGCGGGGAATATTTCAGCAGAGGAGCTCTTCGCTGTCTTAAAGAAACGAATTGAACGCGTTTTGATTCGAACG GAGGGAGGCTCTTACCGACAGCGCATTCTGACAGAGTACCTGAGAGGCATTGAAAAAAGAACAGAAGAGATTGTTCAAGCGCTTCAGGGGAAACCACAATAG